Part of the Eshraghiella crossota genome is shown below.
AAGAGACACTTACAGATGAGCAGAAAGACGCCATCGGAGAAATCTCCAATATCAGTATGGGAACTGCCGCAACAACACTCAGTACCCTGCTTAACCAGACTGTAAATATTACAACACCTAAGGTTACATATATGAATTGGCAAGAACTTGCCGATTCTTACGACAAGCCTTGCGTATTTTTGCAGATTTCTTATACATCGGGACTTGACGGCAATAATGTTCTTGTATTAAAGGAGCGGGACGTTAAGATTATTACTGACCTTATGATGGGTGGCCCGGGTAATGTAAGCGATGAACCTATCGGAGAATTACATCTTAGTGCAATCGGTGAAGCAATGAACCAGATGATGGGCTCTGCCGCCACTTCGATGTCTTCAATGTTAGGAAAGAAGATAGATATAAGTCCGCCAATTGCTAATCTGGTTGATTTGAATGACAACAATAAGAAGGACATACCTGAATTCCTTCAGAAACGTTTTGTAAAAGTTTCTTTCAGAATGACTATAGGTACACTTATAGACAGTGAGATTATGCAGCTGTACCCGTTTGATTTTGCAAGACATCTTTATGAGACATTTATGCATGATGCTGTTTCCGGAATGACAACATCAACGAAAGAGGCACAGCCTGAACAACAGGCATCCGAGCCGGCACCACAGCCACAGCCTGTACAGCAGCCGGCACCACAGCCACAGCCTGTACAGCAGCCGGCACCGCAGCCACAGCCTGTACAGCAACCGGCACCACAGCCACAGCCTGTACAGCAGCCGACACCACAGCCACAGCAGATGGCAGGAGCGGTTCCGCCACAAGGATATGCAATGCCACCACAGGGATATGCAATGCCACCACAGGGATATGCAATGCCATCCCAGAATTACGAGAATGTAAACGTCCAGCCGGCTTCTTTCCAGCCATTTACAGGTGGAAATGCGTTGCCGGGTCATGAGAATATTGACCTTATTATGGACGTGCCTCTTGAGGTGACAGTAGAACTTGGCAGAACAACCAAGTCAATCAAAGAAATTCTTGAATTTGCGCCGGGAACTATCGTTGAGCTTAACAAAATAGCAGGTGAACCTATTGATGTACTTGTAAATGGCAAGTATGTTGCCAAAGGTGAAGTAGTTGTTATTGAAGAAAGTTTTGGTGTTAAAATTACAGAAATAGTTAAATAAACAGTAGGAAAAATATTAAAACTATTGTATAATTAAGAATAATCATATTGTGTGATAGGAGAATTTTTTATGGCTAAGAATATTTTAATTTGCGATGATGCAGCATTCATGAGAATGATGATTAAAGACATTCTTACTAAGAATGGATATACTGTAGTCGGAGAAGCTGAGAACGGAGCTAAAGCCGTTGAGAAATATGCTGAACTGAAGCCGGACCTCGTCCTTATGGATATTACAATGCCTGAGATGGACGGAATACAGGCTCTTAAGAAAATTAAAGAAGCGGATCCTTCAGCAACCGTAATTATGTGTTCAGCAATGGGACAGCAGGCGATGGTTATTGAATCAATCCAGTCCGGTGCGAAAGATTTTATTGTTAAGCCTTTTCAGGCAGACAGAGTTCTTGAGGCTGTAAGAAAAGTTGTTGGTTAATTATGGTAACTGTTTCACTTGCTAATAACAGTGTTGCACAGTTTATTTCGGTAACAGTAATCTTTCTGGTAGTTCTTGCCGTTACATATTTTACTACACGGTGGATTGGTTCTTATCAGAAGAAGCAGATAAGCTGCGGCAACATTAAAATTGTTGAGAGTCTGAGACTTTCAGGTAATAAGATTTTAGAGGTTGTTAATGTGGGCGATAAGTATTTCCTTATTGCTGTATGTAAAGATACTGTTACAACCATAGGCGAGATTAACGGTGATGAACTTGTACTTACTGACAATACTAAGACAGGAGAGACATTTGGTAATGTCTTTTCAAGATTTAAGATAGTTCATAAAGATAAAACAGAAAAGGAAGAGACAGATGAAGAAGAAACATAAGCTCTTCTTGAGACTTGTAAGGCTTGTTTTTGTCATTGCAATTGTTTTTACGGTAATCCATTTAAGCAGGACCAATATTTATGCAACGGATACCATTCCTACCGTGAGTGAGACAGAGACAACCGGTTCAAGTAATTTAACAATAGGAATATCGGCAGGAAATGGAAGTGACCTTGCAAGCGTATTGCAGATACTTTTGGTATTGACAGTTATTGCACTTGCTCCTTCCATTCTTATTATGCTTACTTCTTTTACAAGAATTATTATCGTGCTGCATTTTACGCGTTCAGCAATAGGCACCCAGACGGCACCGCCTAACCAGGTGCTTGTGGGACTTGCTCTTTTTCTTACTTTCTTTATCATGGCACCTACTTTTAAGACGGTGTATGATGACGCAATTAAGCCTTTATCCAAGAATGAGATAACGTCGGAGGAAGCGTATGATGTGGGCATTAAGCCGATAAGACAGTTTATGTTGGAGCAGACCAACACCAAGGACATAAGGATGTTTATCGATATAGCCAAGGTGGATACTTCAACGCTGAAGGACTATGATGATATACCGATTCAGGTATTGATACCGAGTTTTATAGTCAGTGAATTAAGAATTGCTTTTATAATAGGTTTCCTTATCTATATACCGTTTATAATAATAGATATGGTTGTTTCATCGGCACTTATGTCCATGGGTATGATGATGCTTCCGCCAACGACAATATCGTTGCCGTTTAAGATACTTTTGTTTATAATGGCTGACGGATGGAATCTTGTTATAGGTAATTTAGTTAAGACTTTTTACTAGTTTAGGAGGAACGTATGTCAGAACAACAGATAATTGATATATCAAGAAAAGCACTTTATCTTATAATCCAGTGTTCGGCACCGATTCTGATTATTTCTCTTGTTGTCGGTCTTGTTATAAGTATATTCCAGACAATGACATCCATTCAGGAGCAGACTTTGACATTCGTTCCGAAGATTATAGCAGTCTTTATCGGAGTAATGTTGTTTGGTTCATGGATGCTCAATAATATTACATCATATATGAACGAGCTTTGGTCTAATTTTAATATGTACATAGGTCGTTCATAAACAGGCAGGTGTTCGTATGTTTAATTATGAGGTAGCTTTGAATTACTGGGAGGTTTTTCTCCTGATTTTGGTACGTATAGCTAGCTTTGTTTATACGGCACCTTTTTTTAATATGGCTAATACACCTCAGAGGACTAAACTGGGGTTAGCTTTTTTTATTTCGTTAATTGTGTTTACGCTTGTTCCGGACAGAACGCTGGAATACAGCAGTATTCTGGAATATGCGATTCTTGTAATCAAGGAGAGCGTAGTCGGGCTTTTACTTGGTTTTTCCTGTATGGTCTGTGTGCAGACCATAACTTTTGCGGGTAACATTATTGACAGTAATATTGGTTTGTCAATGGCAAGCGAGTATGACCCTACCCTTAGAGACCAGACTACAGTATCAGGTACGCTATATTACTATACGGTATTTTTACTCCTTATGGTATCGGGACTTTATCAGTTCCTTATATCAGCGATTGTGGATACATATACTATTATCCCTATAAACGGATTATCAGTTAATCCTTCCTTATACAGTTCGGTGGTTACGCTTGTTTCTGATTATTTTATAATAGGTTTCAGGATTGCTTTACCGGTATTTGTATCGCTCCTTATTGTGAACTGTGTATTGGGTATTCTGGCAAAAGTCGCATCACAGCTTAATATGTTTGCTGTTGGTATCCAGATAAAAATCCTGGCAGGTCTTGTCATAATGTTTGTTACTGTAGGACTGCTTCCGCAGATAGCCAATTTTATATATCAGAACATTAAGGCTGCGGTTAAGCTGATTGCGGGAGGACTTAGATGATCAAATACAATCTGCAGTTCTTCGCCAAAGACGGACCGGGTGGACAGAGGACCGAACCGGCTACTGCCAAGAAATTAAAAGATGCGAGAAAAAAAGGTCAGGTTGCTAAAAGTAGGGACCTGACAAGCTCGGTTTCCCTGCTGGTATTTTTTATAATACTAAAGATATATGTAGGGACGATGGGAACTAAATTCATTAATGAATTTAAGGTTATTTACAAAAAGATGGGCGAGGTCAATGCAACCTCCCTTGAACTTAATTCCCTTTCGAGATTTTTTAAAAATTATATGTCGGATGCCATACTTGATATGCTTGTAATTCTGCTTCCTATAATGGCTGCAGCAGTGCTTGTGGCATTTGTAGGTGATTTGGTCCAGGTAAAATGGAAACCGACTGCAGAACCAATGAAACCGAAAGCGGATAAATTTAATCCGGTGAACGGCATAAAGCGTATTTTTTCAGTTAAAACGCTTGTTCAGCTGCTTAAGTCCATTGCCATTGTGGCAATATGTATGTTAGTAACCTATAATAAATTAAAAAAAGAAATAGGACTGCTTTATAATTTTTATAATATATCCCTTGAAGCGGCAATTATCAGAATGGGAGATGTACTTCTGGATGTAGGTATAACCATCAGTGTGATATATCTGATTGTGGGAATTGCCGATTTTATTTTTGAATATGTCAAGTTCAAAAATGATATGAAAATGTCTAAGCAGGAATTAAAAGATGAATGGAAGGATACCGAAGGTAATCCTGAAGTTAAGAACCAGCAGAAGCGAAGGATGAACGAGGCATCAAGGAGAAGAATGATGCAGGCAGTTCCCGAGGCTGATGTTGTAATTACGAACCCTACCCACTTTGCGGTTGCATTGAAATATGAACAGAATTCAGGAAAAGCACCTGTTGTTGTGGCAAAGGGAGAAGATTATCTTGCACAGAAAATTAAAGAGACTGCAAGGAAAAATCAGGTTGAAATCGTTGAAAACAAACCTCTTGCAAGGATGCTCTACTATAATGTTGACCTGGGCAGTGAGATTCCACAGGAACTGTATCAGGCAGTAGCTGAGGTTCTTGCCTTTGTATGGAAAGTTAAACATAAAATATAATAATTACAGGAAGGAGACAAAAAA
Proteins encoded:
- the fliY gene encoding flagellar motor switch phosphatase FliY, giving the protein MDGMLSQEEINALLAGANADGLADANTDGEETLTDEQKDAIGEISNISMGTAATTLSTLLNQTVNITTPKVTYMNWQELADSYDKPCVFLQISYTSGLDGNNVLVLKERDVKIITDLMMGGPGNVSDEPIGELHLSAIGEAMNQMMGSAATSMSSMLGKKIDISPPIANLVDLNDNNKKDIPEFLQKRFVKVSFRMTIGTLIDSEIMQLYPFDFARHLYETFMHDAVSGMTTSTKEAQPEQQASEPAPQPQPVQQPAPQPQPVQQPAPQPQPVQQPAPQPQPVQQPTPQPQQMAGAVPPQGYAMPPQGYAMPPQGYAMPSQNYENVNVQPASFQPFTGGNALPGHENIDLIMDVPLEVTVELGRTTKSIKEILEFAPGTIVELNKIAGEPIDVLVNGKYVAKGEVVVIEESFGVKITEIVK
- a CDS encoding response regulator, with protein sequence MAKNILICDDAAFMRMMIKDILTKNGYTVVGEAENGAKAVEKYAELKPDLVLMDITMPEMDGIQALKKIKEADPSATVIMCSAMGQQAMVIESIQSGAKDFIVKPFQADRVLEAVRKVVG
- a CDS encoding flagellar biosynthetic protein FliO, whose amino-acid sequence is MVTVSLANNSVAQFISVTVIFLVVLAVTYFTTRWIGSYQKKQISCGNIKIVESLRLSGNKILEVVNVGDKYFLIAVCKDTVTTIGEINGDELVLTDNTKTGETFGNVFSRFKIVHKDKTEKEETDEEET
- the fliP gene encoding flagellar type III secretion system pore protein FliP (The bacterial flagellar biogenesis protein FliP forms a type III secretion system (T3SS)-type pore required for flagellar assembly.) produces the protein MKKKHKLFLRLVRLVFVIAIVFTVIHLSRTNIYATDTIPTVSETETTGSSNLTIGISAGNGSDLASVLQILLVLTVIALAPSILIMLTSFTRIIIVLHFTRSAIGTQTAPPNQVLVGLALFLTFFIMAPTFKTVYDDAIKPLSKNEITSEEAYDVGIKPIRQFMLEQTNTKDIRMFIDIAKVDTSTLKDYDDIPIQVLIPSFIVSELRIAFIIGFLIYIPFIIIDMVVSSALMSMGMMMLPPTTISLPFKILLFIMADGWNLVIGNLVKTFY
- the fliQ gene encoding flagellar biosynthesis protein FliQ, with protein sequence MSEQQIIDISRKALYLIIQCSAPILIISLVVGLVISIFQTMTSIQEQTLTFVPKIIAVFIGVMLFGSWMLNNITSYMNELWSNFNMYIGRS
- the fliR gene encoding flagellar biosynthetic protein FliR; protein product: MFNYEVALNYWEVFLLILVRIASFVYTAPFFNMANTPQRTKLGLAFFISLIVFTLVPDRTLEYSSILEYAILVIKESVVGLLLGFSCMVCVQTITFAGNIIDSNIGLSMASEYDPTLRDQTTVSGTLYYYTVFLLLMVSGLYQFLISAIVDTYTIIPINGLSVNPSLYSSVVTLVSDYFIIGFRIALPVFVSLLIVNCVLGILAKVASQLNMFAVGIQIKILAGLVIMFVTVGLLPQIANFIYQNIKAAVKLIAGGLR
- the flhB gene encoding flagellar biosynthesis protein FlhB, with product MIKYNLQFFAKDGPGGQRTEPATAKKLKDARKKGQVAKSRDLTSSVSLLVFFIILKIYVGTMGTKFINEFKVIYKKMGEVNATSLELNSLSRFFKNYMSDAILDMLVILLPIMAAAVLVAFVGDLVQVKWKPTAEPMKPKADKFNPVNGIKRIFSVKTLVQLLKSIAIVAICMLVTYNKLKKEIGLLYNFYNISLEAAIIRMGDVLLDVGITISVIYLIVGIADFIFEYVKFKNDMKMSKQELKDEWKDTEGNPEVKNQQKRRMNEASRRRMMQAVPEADVVITNPTHFAVALKYEQNSGKAPVVVAKGEDYLAQKIKETARKNQVEIVENKPLARMLYYNVDLGSEIPQELYQAVAEVLAFVWKVKHKI